In one Neobacillus sp. WH10 genomic region, the following are encoded:
- a CDS encoding phage holin family protein, whose amino-acid sequence MFDKMTDVFQKMVVNKSLVLGALTGSVGAFFNAVFEAKGIKEMHIYIAIALVIILILDYAVGDRLAKKNKVYESNIGIDAVIRDGIIFLIVGVGWIFDQLLGTGAFVFAVLALSFIYHNLQSFVANLYVLGWDKHFPMWLFKILESEINAKIEKYNKGDGK is encoded by the coding sequence ATGTTTGATAAAATGACTGACGTTTTTCAGAAAATGGTTGTTAATAAAAGTCTCGTATTAGGAGCTCTAACCGGTTCGGTAGGGGCTTTTTTTAATGCTGTATTTGAGGCAAAAGGCATTAAAGAAATGCACATTTATATAGCAATAGCTTTAGTGATTATTCTCATTCTTGATTATGCCGTGGGCGACAGATTAGCAAAGAAAAACAAGGTATATGAAAGTAATATCGGCATAGACGCAGTTATTAGGGATGGGATTATCTTTCTCATTGTTGGTGTTGGATGGATATTCGATCAGCTTTTAGGTACCGGTGCTTTTGTTTTCGCTGTTTTAGCACTGTCTTTTATCTATCATAATTTACAGTCATTTGTCGCGAATCTTTACGTACTTGGATGGGACAAGCATTTTCCGATGTGGTTATTTAAAATCTTAGAATCTGAGATTAATGCCAAGATTGAAAAATATAACAAAGGAGATGGCAAGTAA